In Rhineura floridana isolate rRhiFlo1 chromosome 1, rRhiFlo1.hap2, whole genome shotgun sequence, the following proteins share a genomic window:
- the TAL2 gene encoding T-cell acute lymphocytic leukemia protein 2: protein MTRKIFTNSRERWRQQNVNTAFAKLRKLIPTHPPDKKLSKNETLRLAMRYINFLVKVLGEQGLQQPGMNPRGRILGLFQPSPSLESMEELTLIEDSEVPSPNTSSNAPECWSEASSP, encoded by the coding sequence ATGACCAGAAAGATCTTCACCAACAGCAGGGAGAGGTGGAGACAACAGAATGTCAACACTGCATTTGCCAAGCTGAGGAAGCTTATTCCCACTCACCCTCCAGACAAAAAGCTCAGCAAGAATGAGACTCTTCGCTTAGCCATGAGGTACATCAACTTCCTTGTCAAAGTGCTTGGGGAGCAAGGCCTGCAGCAGCCAGGGATGAATCCACGGGGAAGGATACTAGGGCTGTTCCAGCCAAGTCCAAGTTTGGAAAGCATGGAAGAACTGACTCTCATTGAAGACTCTGAGGTCCCTTCTCCTAACACAAGCAGCAACGCCCCAGAGTGCTGGTCAGAGGCATCATCTCCATGA